A stretch of the Argentina anserina chromosome 6, drPotAnse1.1, whole genome shotgun sequence genome encodes the following:
- the LOC126797351 gene encoding transcription factor TCP1-like, whose product MHSSTNSSIRSGNIYPFPPYNFPFSSSSSSSSSSSSSSSSSSYSHINHHPLIPQENTTFGGIFGLHHDQFPLLNNCLLAPGPESTMINFGGASSNAIISSSGDYQQRYGYEINNNITHPYFVSKEVKVPAVANAKTKDRHSKIFTSQGFRDRRVRLSINVAREFFDLQDLLGFDKASKTLEWLLSKSRNAIQDLEKSKCNNSNSLSSSSTSDCDNVLDINDEVSNYKRKMKEAAAIMAKESRAKARARARERTREKMCRISTSKRSPQISSQLSLFNELEPADMNQEPGSTLLSDSQAEYHETAALKRKLKAPSVDRSPEMNPQRTLASSNCCNHINIQLPSAISQNWDINGAFFTCPSICAITTNMNLNSTGIKF is encoded by the coding sequence ATGCACTCTTCCACCAATAGTAGCATTAGGAGTGGTAATATCTATCCTTTCCCACCTTATAACTTTCCtttttcctcctcctcctcctcctcctcctcctcctcctcctcctcctcctcttcttcttactCTCATATCAACCACCACCCTCTTATTCCTCAAGAGAATACCACCTTTGGAGGCATTTTTGGTCTACACCATGATCAGTTTCCCCTACTAAACAATTGTTTGCTAGCCCCCGGACCGGAAAGTACTATGATCAATTTTGGAGGAGCTTCATCAAACGCAATCATATCATCATCTGGAGACTACCAGCAGCGTTATGGTTATGAGATTAACAATAATATTACTCATCCCTATTTTGTTTCTAAGGAGGTGAAAGTACCAGCTGTGGCTAATGCAAAAACGAAAGACCGGCACAGCAAGATCTTCACGTCCCAGGGCTTTAGGGACCGGAGGGTAAGACTCTCCATCAATGTTGCCCGTGAATTCTTCGATCTCCAAGACTTGCTAGGGTTTGACAAAGCCAGCAAAACCCTAGAGTGGCTGCTCAGCAAGTCCAGAAATGCCATCCAAGACCTAGAAAAGAGCAAGTGCAATAACAGTAATAGTTTGTCATCTTCTAGTACTTCGGACTGTGATAATGTTTTGGACATTAATGACGAGGTATCGAATTACAAGAGGAAGATGAAGGAGGCTGCTGCTATAATGGCCAAAGAATCGCGGGCAAAGGCTAGAGCAAGAGCAAGAGAAAGAACAAGAGAGAAGATGTGCAGGATCAGTACCAGTAAGAGGAGCCCTCAGATCTCTAGCCAATTGAGCTTGTtcaatgagcttgaacctGCAGATATGAATCAAGAACCAGGAAGTACCCTCTTATCTGATAGTCAAGCTGAATATCATGAAACCGCTGCGCTCAAAAGAAAGCTGAAGGCGCCGTCAGTTGATCGAAGCCCTGAAATGAACCCCCAGAGGACTTTGGCTAGTTCAAATTGCTGCAACCACATTAATATCCAATTACCGAGTGCAATATCTCAAAATTGGGACATCAACGGAGCTTTTTTCACATGCCCTAGCATCTGTGCCATTACCACCAACATGAATCTTAATTCAACtggtataaaattttaa
- the LOC126800437 gene encoding cyclin-B1-2, with the protein MEAPKNIEHQIGGIQNDTLRFGLNSVKSNLVGTHPVESAHQSTKKMEEEMERRILANTYGSAFPMRMNFERQILSRFQRPTGAIPSSMLGLESVTGELDSFGPEDYLNDPRESETVRPLDAHHAMEVRIGLSKGPVAPTFY; encoded by the exons atggagGCACCGAAGAACATCGAGCACCAAATCGGAGGGATCCAGAACGATACTCTCCGTTTTGGCCTTAACAGCGTCAAGAGCAACCTCGTTGGGACTCACCCAGTCGAATCTGCTCACCAATCG ACGAAGAAGATGGAAGAGGAGATGGAGAGGAGAATCTTGGCCAACACTTATGGAAGTGCTTTCCCGATGAGGATGAATTTCGAGAGGCAAATTCTTTCCCG ATTTCAGAGGCCTACTGGAGCCATACCTTCTTCGATGCTTGGATTGGAATCTGTGACAGGAGAGTTGGATTCTTTTGGTCCTGAAGATTATTTGAATG ATCCTCGTGAATCTGAGACCGTCCGGCCGTTAGACGCTCATCATGCTATGGAGGTTCGGATTGGACTTTCCAAGGGTCCAGTTGCCCCAACCTTTTACTGA
- the LOC126798191 gene encoding uncharacterized protein LOC126798191 isoform X1, translated as MDPRRPPRTVSDPKVRQVGFFAAPEPISSSPPVSNISPSGNSLSPVMIPPPRHSSDARPLPPVASPGHVPSDLFPVSASSSYNDAEFAFSPGRPLRSNPIRPSPAVTTSSSLPGRGFDLTAAVQASSVPAAGLMKIPSGFSVINAEKAGNASVEVENELALNSKPLKEKTTKAERRAIQEAQRAAKAAAKGEGKAGSVVSAAAAAPASLNVKPHKAAKAPTVAASEKKVGGGERAVEKERKKEVPAPRMQYDDTSRVEKAKRRSVVKQTEARNRVELFRHLPQYEHGTQLPDLESRFFQLDPVHPAVYKVGLQYLTGDISGGNARCIAMLQAFQEAIKDYSTPPEKNLSRDLTAKLSSYVSFLIECRPLSISMGNAIRFLKSRIAKLPLTLLESEAKAYLQSDIEQFISEKIILADKVIVKHAVTKIRDGDVLLTYGSSTAVEMLLLHAHELGKQFRIVVVDSRPKLEGQRLLRRLVGKGINCTYTHINAASYIMHEVTRVFLGASSVLSNGAVYSRVGTACVAMVAHAFRVPVLVCCEAYKFHERVQLDSICSNELGDPDVISKVPGMDEINCLNNQANCENLQPLNLIYDALPSDYVSMIITDYGMVPPTSVPVIVREYRREHLWM; from the exons ATGGACCCACGGCGACCACCGCGCACCGTCAGCGACCCGAAGGTCCGCCAAGTCGGGTTCTTCGCCGCCCCGGAGCCCATCTCCTCCTCCCCTCCCGTCTCCAACATTTCCCCCTCCGGCAACTCCCTCTCCCCCGTCATGATCCCCCCGCCACGTCACTCCTCCGATGCCCGCCCATTACCTCCGGTCGCCTCCCCCGGCCACGTCCCCTCCGACCTCTTCCCGGTCTCCGCCTCCTCTTCCTACAACGATGCCGAGTTCGCTTTCTCGCCCGGCCGCCCGCTCCGGTCCAATCCGATCCGGCCTTCTCCGGCTGTGACGACGTCGTCTTCTCTGCCCGGTAGAGGCTTCGATTTGACGGCCGCCGTGCAGGCCAGTAGCGTCCCCGCCGCCGGCTTGATGAAGATTCCTTCTGGCTTTTCTG TGATTAACGCAGAGAAAGCTGGAAATGCATCAGTGGAAGTGGAAAATGAGCTAGCtttgaattcgaagccatTGAAAGAGAAGACTACAAAAGCCGAGAGGCGAGCTATTCAGGAAGCTCAGCGAGCAGCAAAAGCCGCTGCGAAAG GTGAAGGAAAGGCAGGTTCTGTTGTcagtgctgctgctgctgcgcCGGCTTCACTGAATGTGAAGCCACATAAGGCTGCAAAAGCCCCAACTGTGGCGGCTTCTGAGAAGAAGGTTGGTGGTGGTGAACGTGCGGTggaaaaagaaaggaagaaaGAGGTGCCTGCACCGCGGATGCAGTATGATGATACAAGCCGTGTGGAGAAGGCGAAAAGGCGTTCGGTGGTTAAGCAAACTGAGGCGAGGAACAGGGTTGAGCTGTTTAGGCATTTGCCTCAGTACGAGCATGGGACTCAGCTTCCTGATCTCGAGTCTAGGTTTTTCCAGCTTGACCCTGTGCATCCTGCAGTTTATAAG GTTGGATTACAGTATTTAACTGGAGATATATCTGGTGGTAATGCTCGGTGCATTGCCATGCTCCAAGCTTTCCAGGAGGCCATTAAAGACTATTCGACACCACCTGAGAAAAACCTTAGTAGGGATTTGACAGCAAAATTAAGTAGTTATGTATCTTTTTTGATTGAGTGCAGACCCCTCTCAATCAGCATGGGGAATGCAATTAGGTTTTTAAAAAGTCGGATCGCCAAGCTACCTTTGACTCTGTTGGAATCAGAAGCAAAAGCATATCTCCAGTCAGATATTGAACAGTTCATTAGTGAGAAGATCATACTTGCAGATAAGGTGATTGTCAAGCATGCAGTTACGAAAATCAGGGATGGTGATGTTCTTCTAACGTATGGGTCATCCACTGCAGTTGAAATGTTACTATTACATGCCCATGAGCTTGGCAAACAGTTTCGCATAGTGGTAGTAGACTCTCGCCCAAAGCTTGAAGGGCAACGTTTACTTCGTAGGTTGGTGGGAAAGGGGATTAACTGTACTTACACTCATATAAATGCTGCCTCCTACATCATGCATGAAGTCACTCGAGTTTTTCTAGGTGCTTCTTCAGTTCTGTCTAATGGAGCAGTATACTCGAGGGTTGGGACTGCTTGTGTTGCTATGGTAGCTCATGCTTTCCGTGTTCCCGTATTAGTATGTTGTGAGGCATATAAGTTCCATGAAAGGGTACAGCTTGACTCAATCTGCTCTAATGAGCTCG GTGATCCTGATGTAATTTCAAAGGTTCCTGGTATGGATGAAATCAATTGTTTGAATAATCAAGCTAACTGTGAAAATCTTCAACCTCTAAATCTGAT TTATGATGCACTGCCTTCGGATTATGTTTCAATGATCATCACAGATTATGGCATG GTTCCACCTACAAGTGTACCTGTGATTGTCCGTGAATACCGAAGAGAACATTTATGGATGTAA
- the LOC126798191 gene encoding uncharacterized protein LOC126798191 isoform X2 — translation MDPRRPPRTVSDPKVRQVGFFAAPEPISSSPPVSNISPSGNSLSPVMIPPPRHSSDARPLPPVASPGHVPSDLFPVSASSSYNDAEFAFSPGRPLRSNPIRPSPAVTTSSSLPGRGFDLTAAVQASSVPAAGLMKIPSGFSEKAGNASVEVENELALNSKPLKEKTTKAERRAIQEAQRAAKAAAKGEGKAGSVVSAAAAAPASLNVKPHKAAKAPTVAASEKKVGGGERAVEKERKKEVPAPRMQYDDTSRVEKAKRRSVVKQTEARNRVELFRHLPQYEHGTQLPDLESRFFQLDPVHPAVYKVGLQYLTGDISGGNARCIAMLQAFQEAIKDYSTPPEKNLSRDLTAKLSSYVSFLIECRPLSISMGNAIRFLKSRIAKLPLTLLESEAKAYLQSDIEQFISEKIILADKVIVKHAVTKIRDGDVLLTYGSSTAVEMLLLHAHELGKQFRIVVVDSRPKLEGQRLLRRLVGKGINCTYTHINAASYIMHEVTRVFLGASSVLSNGAVYSRVGTACVAMVAHAFRVPVLVCCEAYKFHERVQLDSICSNELGDPDVISKVPGMDEINCLNNQANCENLQPLNLIYDALPSDYVSMIITDYGMVPPTSVPVIVREYRREHLWM, via the exons ATGGACCCACGGCGACCACCGCGCACCGTCAGCGACCCGAAGGTCCGCCAAGTCGGGTTCTTCGCCGCCCCGGAGCCCATCTCCTCCTCCCCTCCCGTCTCCAACATTTCCCCCTCCGGCAACTCCCTCTCCCCCGTCATGATCCCCCCGCCACGTCACTCCTCCGATGCCCGCCCATTACCTCCGGTCGCCTCCCCCGGCCACGTCCCCTCCGACCTCTTCCCGGTCTCCGCCTCCTCTTCCTACAACGATGCCGAGTTCGCTTTCTCGCCCGGCCGCCCGCTCCGGTCCAATCCGATCCGGCCTTCTCCGGCTGTGACGACGTCGTCTTCTCTGCCCGGTAGAGGCTTCGATTTGACGGCCGCCGTGCAGGCCAGTAGCGTCCCCGCCGCCGGCTTGATGAAGATTCCTTCTGGCTTTTCTG AGAAAGCTGGAAATGCATCAGTGGAAGTGGAAAATGAGCTAGCtttgaattcgaagccatTGAAAGAGAAGACTACAAAAGCCGAGAGGCGAGCTATTCAGGAAGCTCAGCGAGCAGCAAAAGCCGCTGCGAAAG GTGAAGGAAAGGCAGGTTCTGTTGTcagtgctgctgctgctgcgcCGGCTTCACTGAATGTGAAGCCACATAAGGCTGCAAAAGCCCCAACTGTGGCGGCTTCTGAGAAGAAGGTTGGTGGTGGTGAACGTGCGGTggaaaaagaaaggaagaaaGAGGTGCCTGCACCGCGGATGCAGTATGATGATACAAGCCGTGTGGAGAAGGCGAAAAGGCGTTCGGTGGTTAAGCAAACTGAGGCGAGGAACAGGGTTGAGCTGTTTAGGCATTTGCCTCAGTACGAGCATGGGACTCAGCTTCCTGATCTCGAGTCTAGGTTTTTCCAGCTTGACCCTGTGCATCCTGCAGTTTATAAG GTTGGATTACAGTATTTAACTGGAGATATATCTGGTGGTAATGCTCGGTGCATTGCCATGCTCCAAGCTTTCCAGGAGGCCATTAAAGACTATTCGACACCACCTGAGAAAAACCTTAGTAGGGATTTGACAGCAAAATTAAGTAGTTATGTATCTTTTTTGATTGAGTGCAGACCCCTCTCAATCAGCATGGGGAATGCAATTAGGTTTTTAAAAAGTCGGATCGCCAAGCTACCTTTGACTCTGTTGGAATCAGAAGCAAAAGCATATCTCCAGTCAGATATTGAACAGTTCATTAGTGAGAAGATCATACTTGCAGATAAGGTGATTGTCAAGCATGCAGTTACGAAAATCAGGGATGGTGATGTTCTTCTAACGTATGGGTCATCCACTGCAGTTGAAATGTTACTATTACATGCCCATGAGCTTGGCAAACAGTTTCGCATAGTGGTAGTAGACTCTCGCCCAAAGCTTGAAGGGCAACGTTTACTTCGTAGGTTGGTGGGAAAGGGGATTAACTGTACTTACACTCATATAAATGCTGCCTCCTACATCATGCATGAAGTCACTCGAGTTTTTCTAGGTGCTTCTTCAGTTCTGTCTAATGGAGCAGTATACTCGAGGGTTGGGACTGCTTGTGTTGCTATGGTAGCTCATGCTTTCCGTGTTCCCGTATTAGTATGTTGTGAGGCATATAAGTTCCATGAAAGGGTACAGCTTGACTCAATCTGCTCTAATGAGCTCG GTGATCCTGATGTAATTTCAAAGGTTCCTGGTATGGATGAAATCAATTGTTTGAATAATCAAGCTAACTGTGAAAATCTTCAACCTCTAAATCTGAT TTATGATGCACTGCCTTCGGATTATGTTTCAATGATCATCACAGATTATGGCATG GTTCCACCTACAAGTGTACCTGTGATTGTCCGTGAATACCGAAGAGAACATTTATGGATGTAA
- the LOC126798192 gene encoding transmembrane ascorbate ferrireductase 2 translates to MGAIPVVRFPIFRAVRVLGVAVAALVLIWTIHFRGGLALISDNKDLIFNVHPALMVIGLVILNGEAMLAYKTVTGTKSFKKLVHLTLQFIAFCFSIIGVWAAWKFHVDKGIDNFYSLHSWLGLACVFLFTIQWAAGFVTYWYPGGSKNSRANLMPWHVFFGIYIYALAVATVTTGILEKATFLQAKDVISRYSTEAMLINSLGILVVALGGFVILAVIAPANKGDIIRESIDQSKSLILKEELEDHVEAPSSAMVVAPHLPDK, encoded by the exons CGGTTCCCGATCTTCCGGGCTGTGAGAGTGCTTGGAGTTGCAGTGGCGGCTCTAGTCCTCATCTGGACCATTCATTTCCGTGGAGGCTTGGCTCTCATCTCTGACAACAAAGATCTCATCTTTAAT GTTCATCCCGCGTTGATGGTGATTGGACTTGTAATCTTAAATGGCGAAG CCATGCTGGCGTACAAGACAGTAACAGGAACCAAAAGCTTCAAGAAACTAGTTCACCTTACGCTACAATTCATTGCCTTTTGTTTTAGCATTATCGGTGTATGGGCTGCCTGGAAGTTCCACGTTGATAAGGGCATTGACAATTTCTACAGCCTGCATTCTTGGCTGGGTCTAGCTTGTGTGTTCCTTTTTACCATCCAG TGGGCTGCTGGATTTGTTACATATTGGTACCCAGGTGGCTCGAAAAATAGTAGAGCTAACTTGATGCCATGGCATGTGTTTTTcggtatttatatatatgcacttgCTGTTGCTACTGTGACTACTGGAATCCTAGAAAAAGCCACATTTCTTCAAGCCAAGGATGTAATATCACGCTACTCAACTGAAGCTATGCTGATAAATTCTCTGGGGATATTGGTTGTTGCGCTGGGCGGTTTTGTCATTCTCGCGGTTATTGCTCCTGCTAATAAAGGTGACATTATCAGAGAATCAATAGA CCAAAGCAAATCATTAATACTGAAAGAGGAATTAGAAGATCACGTTGAAGCTCCATCTTCGGCAATGGTGGTAGCACCTCATCTTCCAGACAAATAA